TATTTAGCTCCTGGATGAGATTTCAAAAAATACAATGAGACTGTGTTATTCAATAaagttatatttttttaaaaaaagagatgggGTCAAAATTACTAATGCCCACAGAAGACTGGGCAGGAGTTTCCCCACTAtctcctccctcttccccacccccaccctgccagTGGATAACATTGAAAGGTGTGTGCACACACCTGCTGTCCAGAAGATCGCAGAAACCACGCTAAAGGCATTTCTGCAAAATATGTGTGCATCTGAGGCTTATTTGTTTCCTGTTTATTTCTATTGTGCTCCATCTCTAGAGATATGGAATGAgtaagaacattttttaaaaaaatacataataaaaacggAAGACCTAAtattgcaaaaattgcttttgtaCAGACTACACATCTTTCCTAATAGTTTTgccaggaacctaggaagctgccttctattgagttagaccattgggtccagttactcagtattgtgtacactgactggaagcagtccTCTAGGTTTTCAGACAGGTAATATTCCCATCTCTACAGGgagccattggggattgaacctggcagcttctgcatgctttgccactgagctgcagcactTTCCCTTGTTGCAAGGATATTGCATCTTCTAAGCATTCAATGTACAATAACCTGTACCTGAGAAAACTCTCCTCTACTCATTGGCAACTTGGAATATGGAAGTATGAGTGCTAACAGACCTACTGGATATGGGTTGTGGTGAAGTCATTAAGAGTATTGAACTAGAATCCAGAAGATTAAGGTTCAAATTAACACTCAGTCATAAAGCTCATTggataaccttgggccagtcactctctttCAGCCCAACCTACATAATAGGGTTGTTTTGTAGATAAAATGGGAATAGAAAGAACCATAAACAtccctttgagctccttggagataaggtggaatataaatgcaatgttagatgaaaaataaaatttccgAGAAGTGATGATTCCACACAAAATCCCCAGTCACACTCTGGGCTCATCTGCACTTCCTTTTGTCCCATGATTTCACCTACAGTATTAGTCCTGTGATTTCCAGTCATGGGTCCAAGAGGTTCTttttttgtcctgccactttccccaggaatgaAAGTTAACTCACATAAAATCcaattgatgtttgttccaattcagaagTAAACAGCAGGTTCTCCCACGGAAAGCGGTGGGACAAATAAAAAGAACCTCTCAGGCCCACAACTAGAAATCACgagacaaacagaagtgtggatgagccctctatgccactttgagattttttttagttttagtgAAGGCTTCTACTGATTTGGAGGCTGTGCCTACTGATAGGATAGCAGTCGCAGTGTAAGAATGCAGAACATTTACAAAACAGGGCTAGTGACAAACAAGAATGTATTGTCTGCGCAGAATTGCCTTGTTAAGGTTTCTTTTAAGCCTGAGCTGATAGAATAGCTGCTGAGGTGGATATACCATGTGCACATTTCACAACCCTAATTCTTTACTTACCTTTGATCTCTGTTGTATCACCTCAGTATCTACCTTTTCGTACCACATACTGCTGAGGTCAGAAAGGAGCAAGGCATAGCCAGCATCTCCAAACCAAACCTTAATCATCAGTTTTGTGGACTCATCAAAGCAGACTGAAGTCCAGGGCTGCAGGAGGAGTCTGTTTTCTGGGTCCTCAGTGCTCTCCATCCTATAACAATAATGAAATACACTTTTATACACTTAATCACATTATTTCTACATGGTAAACAAATTGAAGCCCTTCTGTGATGCCTAATCctcattttttaagaaagaaaaaaatgagggACATCTGAGTCATGGAACTCCCACATAAGATCAAGTTTGGCCCTTCATCAGCTGGCATATGTAACATTCCTAGTGTGGCAGAGGAACCTCAATCATAAGAACagactgctagatcaggccaaagccatctagtccagcatcctgtcctcatagtggccaaccagatgcatgggAACCTCCAAGCAAAGCCTGAACACAACAGCATTCCCCAACCTGTGATTTCAAAATAcgagtattcagaggcatactgcttccgACAGTGCAGCACTGGCAGGAGAACGTGCTGGATGGCTGGAAAAAGAGCATGTGAACCAGGAGTGATTTGCTATGAAAAGAATTCCAGGTGTGTACCCACCTACACCACAGCAGCCAAATGTGGAAGagtttcttttcctctctctctctttcttctcagGTGGATTGTAAGCTACTTCTCCCTTCTTATAATGCCACTGGGAAAGCAGAAAAGGCATTTTGTTTATGTTGTTGACATTTTGCACAAAAGATTAACAAGAGGAGATAACAGAATAGAAGAACCAACACTTTCTTTAACTAACTTAGGCAAACGGGGCAGTGATGCGCCTGGGTCCTCTACTGCCCAAGGTGAGGAGGGGTACTAGGTGAAGAATGTGGCAGCCTTTCTGCTTACAGTTACTCTCCTGAGATGAGGGGGATTAAAGTGTTGCTGGATGGTGTTGGAAAAGTTGAGGATGGGGAAAAggaagtactttttcacacagttCATAGATGAATTAtagaatttgctaccacaagatgtagtgatagtCACCAGTCGTTTTAAAGAGGATCAGataaatttgtggaggataagactatccaTTGCTAGCAACCATTATGGCTATATACTACTTCCACGGTcacaggcagtatgcctctgaatactggttgctgggaatcacaagtggaaggaatgctgttgcactcaaatcctgtttgcaggcttcccatactGTTTCAGTGGCTTTCTGTTCTTCTTTCTTGTTCATATAGGTGATGGAATTATACCAGACTGGCATACATCTATCCAGTTTTGACCTTTAACCTGCTTCAGTTTGTAAGCCAGGTTTTCGACAAAGTCCCATTTACCAAACTTTTCCAAGCCAATTGTCCATCATGGCTCCCTTCAGGCTTCACCAACACCTGGCCACTGTTTAAAAAGCTGCCATCAACAAATGTCCTTTAAGTTCTTGACTTTTTTGGTCTAATTatatccaatatatatatatattcagtaaGGCAAGCTGTGGGGCGATATCTATGGTCTGTCTTGTCATTCCCTCTATTTCCTTAAAAACTATAAACCAATATTCTTttgccagcagggcttttcttactgGGAGGAAACAGAGGGAGAGTGAAGTCAGTGCTTTGCTGCCCTTTCGCTCCCCTCTTCCTGCATCTAGTTCTTCAGGAGTGACTCATCAATTAGCCCCAAATAATTGTATAAGGTTGTAGTTATGATGACTGTACTTGTCTTGAGAGGGTAGAGGGGTGGCTCAAAACCTCTTTCTTACTTCTGCATAAATCTGAAGAGGCTCAAGCTGCAAGCATCCTgttattaaacattttaaagcatacAAGGAAAAAAGGAGTGTGTTTGTTGATTTACTAATAGGATTGTTGCTTAATACCCTATGAATACAAAAAGAGAAAGCATTGTCCCATTTGGTATCCTCCTTCCAGAGCCTCAAAATTCTGGGGTCTTCCTCGGAATTTTCCGCGGGTAAGGATTCCAACCTGAATCAGGGGAGTAATAATTGAATCCGGGCTACGAAATACCTTAACATACTGTGACTGGAAGCTGTGGAGGCGAGAAATGTTCTGAGGAAAGCCCAGCGCTACACCTTGGAACCAACCCTgactaaatcccactgaactgaaAATCGGGGTCGGTTCTCCCGCAAAGGCAAAATAGGGGCGGGACCCAAAGGCatttagcaacaacaacagccctgctgCTCCGACTCCACTCCCACAACCAGTTTTGCTCGGCCCGGGAGAGAAAAGGCCGCCTTTGGCGCTTCAAAATTCTAAGCTCCTTTCCAAGCCCAACCCTCGTCCCACATAGCTATAAACACATAAACACGACATAGCCTCGCAGACCAGTACAGCACatgtaaactacaattcccagcgtgcCATTCTCGTCTCTACGGGCATGCCGGATGATGTAGTCATGGAGATGCCTGCCTGCCGCCGGCCGGAATTAGGCCAAGACGGGAATTCCCGTCTTTCATCCCTCAAGTAACTGGGGCAGCGGGAGAAAACAGGCTGGGGGAAAACCTTATTATATTTTCTGTCTCCATTTACTTCCCGCCTTACCGTGACCTTCGGCTCCCACAGCAAGGAAAGTGAGGCCTCGCCgaggaagggggaggagattcaggcGGCGCCGGAAACTCTCCTGTGGCTGCTGTTCCTCAGAAGCAGTTTCCCACCTATTTAATTTACGTTAAATCCGTCGGCGACCGTTGAAAGCGGGGGAGTTTCCCTCGTGTTGGTGCGCGCGCGACATCCGCTCCTGAAGTATCGCAGTAAAAACAGAGCGAAGCTTCAAGAGCCAAATATCCGTGGCAATATAAAACGCAGTGCTGTTTATCATGTGAATATAAATAACACAATTGacagattattattatatttgccaCTTTCAGTGAACATGGCGTTTCAAAAGAGTGTCCAAACGAAAAGCTCCCTGCCTCAGGGTGCTTACAATCTAACCTTGGGATCCTAACAGTGTCTACCTATTTATTCTATCTTAATTGTgtctgtctatttatttatttatttcgtaaaaATCACACagcgcttgattgtaaaaaaatacaaaagaaaaaaacaaatagtTTACATGTTGActcagtcctattgaattcagtagggcttgcagGTAAAAGTGAGGCTAGAACTGCAGCCTACATTGCTGTTTGAGAGGTGTGAAACCTATGAGCAACTGAAGCCTGGCTATCCCTGTCTGGTAGGGTTAAAATATCAGCTTAAGTTAGTAAAAGGCGAGCTGAGGCTTAGAGTCCACTTCCACCTCTTGTGACAACCACAAGTTTGGTCCTTGAGGGAGAACTGCTCCCTCAAAACAGGTTGAACACCACTCCCCATGAATAGACTGCCTTTCAATAAGATGTTCCCAAAATGacatacagcaaaacaaaaacaacagtcaACTACGTTAtctgaaaaacaacaataaaactaaCAGGTGATTCTTAAAACACCTAGCAAAATTTAAGTTTTCACTGCCCTTCTAAATTATGTTGCCAATGGGGTTGCTTTACATAGTAGGACATTGGTATTTCATATGATGCCtctgttagggttgccatgtgtcctctttttgcaggatacatcctctttttccaggggAAAATTagagacaaattgcatttatttgattTGAATGGTTATCATAGCATTCTctcttttgctcttcaaaatatgcccACCCTGTTATCTTCTATGGTGTTGCATATATCTTAGGGTCAACCCTTTACTCCAGTTATGCTAGCTGAGTGGCCTTTGGAAGCAGTTTAAATGCCACTCTCTGCTAGTGGAGCAGGAACTAAGTCAACAGAATGATGGTTAtgtccagtgctgtttttctagaaaaagatgtgttggaactcaccatgaaccttgttctcttgtaatggcaatggtgcccacctgagaggtaccggaACTGGGTTCTGGTGAATTCCAGCTGACAAAAAGCCCTGGTTATGTCAATGGAGCATAGGACTGCCAatacatccggaatttcccagacattgccGGGATTCATCCTTCTAAGATGGCGTCCAGGCAGAATTTTCAAAAAGCGCTTGAAacgtctggggaaacccaggcatatGGCAGTCCATATCGGAAGCTGTGGTTTTTTTTCAgcaatttttaataaatacctaaaaaaaacccacaattttgggtggagattttgcaaaaaaatactcaacttttctgtccggattttcactttttgaaatatgccaaCCCTAATGGAGCACCTCCTACAAAACTGGTGTATCTGTGACACAGAGAACCTGTTGTGTAGTATTGCTCTGCCCTCTAATTCTTTGCTTGCATTTATTAACTTTATTCAGGTGGCGTAGTATTCAAGCCTTTGAAGTTTCAGCTGAAGGTCTTTCTTACCAAGCCAGTGTTTTATCTGCCTTTGCTACCTTACCACAGATCAAGGAAGCCTGGTGGTAGACCACATGATTTTCTGGTTTGGGAAAATAGGTTATCTTCTGAGCACCATCCCCATTCCCAGTTATAGAATGTGGTACTAAAATTAACTTTGTGAACAGGAAAGGAgtgcaattttttttattcatatcCAAATGAGActgaaaaaagaacaaagtgGGGTAGGATCCCTCTAAGGGTTTCATTATGCTCACAAATTCCTCAGAAATCCAACTACTCAATTAATGTGGGACAGCTGTTAGAGTTCAGCTTCATCTTTACCAAATCTGGGTATATGTGTGATTAAACCACATGTCACAAAATGCCAATGAGCTGCCAGTTACCTCATTCAAGGGAAACAAAACCCAACTATACACGGTGGCCCTCACTGCCCAGAGAACTGGGGTGCACGTAATATTTTCTAAAGGTGTGACTAGTGAGAATCTTTACATGCACACACCCTCAGGTTGCTTATGTGTAGCAGAGGGCCGACCCAGCCATTGCGGGGGAGGAGGAGTGCTGAGGCTGCCATCTTAGGCAGCAGAAGCTCCTAAGGCAGTGCCCTGCATGCCCAACTGTCTCCACCTCCAGCCATGGGCATAGCCGAGGGAGGacaggaggcagctgcccccccaatcaagtaagtcaataactgaccaatcatgttaGTTCTGCCCCCCTTAAAAACTCCTGCCTCcctcaacaaaaatcctggctaagtTCATGGGGTCAGCGAAGAAGCAGCACCAGCACTGGTGCCAATTTCTGGCAGTATCTCAACGATTTTTGAAACTGCAGAAGATGTTGCAGAGCTGCTTCTGCAACAGTGGCAGAGGTGACGGGACAGGTGGCAGGGTGGGGCAGTACTTCCTGTTTCACCTTAAGTGGCAAAACAGATCATGCCACCCCTAGCAGTGCATCTCTATACTTCTGGAAGAGGGAGACACCAAAGGTCTATTATCTCCTTGACACAGAAAGTGGGTCATGGTCAGCTAAAGAATGGTAGCCTCCTTGAGGGATTCACgacagctccctccctccctcctatgaAAGGAGGAGAGTCCCACTTTATTAAACTAAGAAATATACAGTACCCAACAGGAAACTGTAGCCCTGGATTATAAAGTGTGTTAGGCAAGTTATTCACTTGGAATTGAGTTGGtgatacatttaaaaacaaaagggcAGAAGTACAGAAAATATGTTCATCCTCTACTCTAGCTTCCCTGGGGCATGCTACAGTAATGCAGGCCTAGTTCTTGCATGCTGCTATGGGATAGTTTCATTCCCACACGCAGTGACATTAAATGGGAAGTCTTAATGCAAGTTGTCACAAAGGTATAGAAAAGAAATCCCAAAGGTGATGCTGCAGAAAACATTTTAGACTTGTAGAAGCATGCATGGTCTCCAGATTTGTTTCCATATTTGTCTGAAACCAGACTCCTCTGATGGATTTTCAAGTACCTGTCCTTGAATAATGTTTCTGTTTAGAGATCAGCATAGAGAGGTCATCTCATTAGCTGTTGGTCTGCCATATTTATGATTCTCCAAATTCCTTTGTGGAATGTTAGGTTCTTGGCACTGTCTCCAGCTCCAGTTCTGACTCCAGCACCACTGTTTCTGGTTTCAGCAGCAGATCTGTGGTTTGCTCTTCTGAATGCCGCAATTCTTCCAGGGGGTAAGTGTTCACAATCTCCACTTTGTTGTCCCCCAAGGAACAGAGGAAACAGAAAGGAAAGCCCTTACGCCATGAAGGTGTTGGATGCTTTTGTAGGACTAGAGGCAGCTGATTTCTTTGTGCAGAGCCGTTTCTGCATTGCTGCAGGGAATTCTCTCTGGCCTCTGGTTTGCTTGCTGATGAGTAGTTGAGCAGCCCACGCTCTTGCAGGGTGCCTTGATAATAACAATGACAGGACAACTTAGAAGAACTATGTATTGTGGAATATGGATTGCAGCCATTTAGTATCTCTGTCCAACCACCATAATTCTTTATTCATTACGTACATACCACCTCTCAGCCCCCAAAAGGGTCTCCCCAACACAGTCTGCAAAATTATGTAATTTATTTAAAGTAGATTGTTTTAAACTATCAAACCAGACAGCAGTAAAACAAGGCAATAATACCAAAATGTGAGCAGGAAGGAATTAAAATATACCAAAGGTCTAATGGAACAAATGCAGCATATTTCCCAATCTAACCATTCTTATTCATGGCTGTTATTTTTTTCCCATTTGTAAATTTAATGAAAAATGAaaggaataaaaacataaaagaaaataaacaatctAAACTCTAGTGGGTGAGAGTTCCATAGTTGGGGGCATCACAATCAAGAAGGCCTTGTTCCTCTCTTTAGATAAGCATACTTTATCTGGTGAGGGAATGAAACAACATAATGCCCCCATATATCACTAGGATGTTGTAAGAAAACAATTTTGAGACTGAAATGTTTTAGGTTGGTATGTTCCTGCGCCAAAATGCTTACAGTCACCGTAGTAACAACTGCTACTACAAATCAGGCCATGTTTAAAGAATTCCCACCATAACAGCTGCCATCCCTTAAGGTTTCCCAGGTCTAAGTGGTATCTATGGTCATCATGTCAGCAAACATGGACACTACCAATTCTTATCTGCAGTGATTATTCTATAATAATACCATACAACTAATTAAAAGACCCACTGCAGACACTCATCTGGAGTTGAGCACTGAGAGAGGGATAACAGTAAAAGTATCAAAACGAAGTAACTGGTGACTTCCTCCTTACCGGAAACTGTGTTCTCTAAGAAAAAGGATAGGAATCCAGTTATAAAGGCAGGAACCATCAAcagagaaaggaggaagaggTCTACAGGGACACAACCTGCAGAGAGAGCATCACAGTTATCTTAGAAATGCCATAATGTGGTACCTTGCTTTCAACATCCCTAAGTCGATCCAACAGAACCTCAGATAGTTATTCATTGTAACTAGAATGGGTCAGAAATAATTTTCTGTGGCAAAAAGGCTTCCACCCAAATgctgaaagtgtgggataactaACAtgtttaagtctaattaatgcacgaaGAGATTAAATAGAGTAagatgtcctgccaggcttagctcaccttgcGAGGAAATGAGTAATCGAGCATATTGTTCACCCCCAGTCTACTAGAGAAGCTCAACATGTGaggaggaaaatagggacacttggagagtctgataTAGTCCTTCCTCTTTATGATTCTAAGTACTTTCTACATATcatgcaaataaaaatatttggctTAAAATGAAATAACGTGCAGTGTAACATTGATGTACAActaataagattattattattattatcatttcatTAATCAGTTTTAGATAATCAATAAATAGGGGATGCAAAGAACCAAAAGGGCACACTCCACAAAGTGCAAAAATGTCCAGATAGCTTTAGAAATTTAAATGTTTGTGAAAACTtttaaaatgccccccccccccgatctagctgctttttgcaagacaggGACACAACTTGAGGATCCTGTTATGGTTCTGAATTTCCTGCAGAAGGCAGTCTCAAGCTTTTCTTCTCACCACAGCTCTGATCATGCCAGCCCCTGCCCCCCTCTTGGCACCTGTAGCTGTGGCCAGGGATCCTGGTGCCGTGAAGAGCCACTTCGGAACCAGCAGACCCATGAACATAGTGAAGCCCACAATGAAGATGTTCCTGCCTGAGTCAATGTTTGTGTACTGGAAGTAAGAGACACCGGTGCCCACAGCCATGCTGTATGTCACACACAGCACTCCTCCTGAGGATAACAAGGGAGAAAGAAGCATAACAAAGTAGCTGAACTGACTTTGGAAAAGGGAAAGGGCAAAGAATGGAGAGGGACTTAAATATGAGTAACCATAAGAATAGAGCAGGAGCCTTGAATTTGCCCATAAACAGCATCACCTGGTATCTCCCCCACTCTGGTAAGAGGCAGGGTTTTTTAATTGAAATTATAgctattatttctaaatttgtacacacacacacatcatcatcatcatcaacaacatcatcatcatcttatgaAAATTGCTGTCCTTTTTAGCAATGCATAACTGGTAACCTAGCCAGGAAGTGCACCCAcactataataatataataataatttattatttattccccagccactctgggcggcttccaaaagaatattaaaatactgtgatacatcaaacattaaaagctttcctaaacagggctgccttcagatgtcttctaaaagtctgatagttgttgttctctttgacatctggtgggagggcattccacagggaggtcgccactaccgagaaggccctctgcctggttccctgtaacttggcttctcgcagtgagggaaccgccagaaggccctcggtgctggacctcagtgtctgggtagaatgatgggggtggagatgctccttcaggtatactggaccgaggccgtttagggctttaaaggtcagcaccaacactttgaattgtgctcagaaacgtactgggagctaatgtaggtatTTCAAGGCTGGCTCTAGGTTATAGAATTTGTTGGCTGGCAATGGCACCCTTTAGGATTATAAAATATCATTTAGAAGGATAACCTTGACTGAGAACTTAAACTCATTTAAAATTACGTCACCATGGAAAGAGCATAAGACCCTCATTTATGTCTAGGGTAGCCAATGCCTTACATAGTAGTGGAAGATAATGGTTGTTCCAACATACATTATAAAGTAGGCAGCAGTGAGAGATGCCCCAAACAGGGAGGGGGTGGGCTGGCTAGGTGGCACGGAGatataaggaaaggaaaggaagcgtTTATTACCATGAATTGCCAGAGGGATGGTGGTAAGAATTCCCATGAGCCGAGGAGACAGTCCCAACAGTACACTTGCCAACGCACTGATCCACACTGCACGGCATGAGGGAGCCTGAATGTAGGAAACAGGGCATGAGACTGGAACCTTGAAAACCCATGACCTCAGGTCTCTCCAGGCATGGTACCCCACAGAGCATTCTGCATTCGACAGGATGACTAGTGGGCAGGGTGGGGGACTGTAGTGGATGGAAGAAAACAGGAGGAAAACCTATAGATGAGAAAAGACTATTCTTCATACTGCAGTCTCTGTGGGAAGACATTCACATGgtaacatttccccctccttttatcTCACAGCCTCTCCTGGGTCCTCTAAGATGCTATCCTATCCCCAGGGTTGAAGTAAGAGTCAATCGTCCatccagttggcttctgtatgtgcAGTGGAGGGTGGTCCATTAGGACActtggggcactgccccacccaaCTCAATCTGCCCTTAGCCAACCCTCATCCGCCTCCTTTCTTACAACCAGCCTAGGGGGTGGCAccatctgccccctccccctccctagtCTGTGCCTCTTGCAGAACTCAACAGGGAGCAAGATGGAGACAAaacaataattaccgtatttttctgtctataagacgcccccatgtataagacgacccctattttttgaccCCAGCATTaagaaataagtattttaaacattctgtctataagacgacacccccccaattttaaacttaaaaaaattgggggaaaatatagtcttatacacgggaaaatatggtaGTTGTCACTTCCCATCATTGGTTCTGGTTCCACTTACTGTAGGTCTCCCTGTCTTACTTCACCACGCATTctgtagggcagagctttccaaagttttcatgttggtgacacactttttagacatgcatcattttgtgacacagtaattcagtttttctAGGAAACCAGTGGGCAGCCCACTCCCTTttcagccccgggaggagcgcaGGGAGCGTTTGCACAACACATGTACACACAGCAGCCAATACTAAtgtgttgcgacacacagtttggaaatctCTGCTGTAGTGTGTGGTACAAATGGAATTTCTCCAGATAATTAATATTGCACGTGTATAACGTTGTTCAGGGTTTTATATGTTAACAACAAGGCTTGAACAACAAGACCTTTAGAAGGACTGCTGCCACTACCAGCCAGAGAAAACAATACTGGGGTAGAAGGACCAATTGCCTCTGACTCAGCATCAGACAGCTTCAGATGTTAATGGGGAAAGGCAAGACTTAAGGCAATCTCTGAAACAGGAGCTCATGTACCAATTGTTGGAGGAGAGTGATCCATGGGACATCTCAGTGCCTACTCTGAACCTGCATAAAGGAATCCATGATCTCGACCCATGCTCTTACCTGGGTCAGTCTGCCGGCACAAGCATTGGGCATGCTGGATGCAGTTCCAGATACACTGCCCAGCACAGCTGCCAGGAGGGTGCCAAGGCCCTCAGTACAGAGCCCTCTGTTGCACAAATGCTGTGGTGGAGGTGGATCCCATAAGGACTTGCTGCACAGCAGATAGCAGCCCACAGAATTCACGCTTGCGGTAACACCCATAGCAGCACCAATGCCAATGGCACGGGTACTAAGTACTGGCCAGCCCTGTGCTCCTGCGGGACAAAGAGATAGAAAAGACGAGAAGTGAAGTCCAGTCATTAAGCCAATGAAAGGGCAAAGTATGGTTAAGCCATTTATTACCTGGGTAAGGCAGCTTGAGCCATGGGGACTGCAGGGTGCTATTGGTGAAGGTTAAGTGGGGTGTGGAAGGATGCAACACATCCCAAGAGGTTGGAACAGGTCTCAGCATCCCACAGACAAGCCAGATCCCAGAGAAGGGCAGCAGAATCTATAGGAATGCAAGACTGAAAGTGAGAATTTGCCTACCTGCCCCTCTTGCTGTCCCTGGATCCATCTGCATAATGCCAAAGGACACAGGATTAAGCTGTGCCATATTTCTCAGCTCAGGGCTTTGGAAATATTGGAGATTTGGGGAGTGGGGGAtaacaggggaaggggaagaggaaagtGGAGAAGGGAGCCAAGTTTGGCTGTACCGTTAGTTCATTAATTCATACCGAAAAAAAGTGCAGGGCTGGGCTGCCCGATTTTATAGTGAGCCCTCTTGCTTGGCTCCACTGGCAAACGGGCAGTCGGCAGGAAGCCAGGTGCTGGGATAGCAAAACGCACAGCAACACAAGCCTAAAAAGAGATCATGAGTGATATTCAGCAAAGCAATGCCCTAGGAATATAGGTTGCTTGGTCCTAACACAGAGAATATGTAAATCCCAAGAGCTGCCATGAGGACAGCTCGGCTCCAAGAGGTTTCTCAGTTGAGTAGCTACTCCTTTCCCCAATACTACCCAatgttctatttccattccctaatgcaggcacccccaaacttggccctccagctgttttgggactacaactcccatcatccctagctaacagggactATGACCGGGGAGCCCAGGGTTAGAATCCCTATTCACccttgaagttcactgggtgaccttggaccagccacCATcttttagcctaacctacctcacagggtttttgtgaggagaaaataaccatgtacaccaccttgagtagcttggagaaaaaggtggtatataaatgtaataaataaataaaataaatattgttggGAAAACTCTGGGAATGAACAGTGTTTTCTG
The nucleotide sequence above comes from Podarcis raffonei isolate rPodRaf1 chromosome 1, rPodRaf1.pri, whole genome shotgun sequence. Encoded proteins:
- the SLC23A3 gene encoding solute carrier family 23 member 3 isoform X3, with protein sequence MIQTQHVAPILQSNGNSTEAPDICSGPDCENSRNWDQLLHEVSGAVLISALVQVALGMSGACGWITHRCGPMVLAPSLSVIGLSAYRPAALLCSENWGVALLLVLLCVLLSQHLASCRLPVCQWSQARGLTIKSGSPALHFFSILLPFSGIWLVCGMLRPVPTSWDVLHPSTPHLTFTNSTLQSPWLKLPYPGAQGWPVLSTRAIGIGAAMGVTASVNSVGCYLLCSKSLWDPPPPQHLCNRGLCTEGLGTLLAAVLGSVSGTASSMPNACAGRLTQAPSCRAVWISALASVLLGLSPRLMGILTTIPLAIHGGVLCVTYSMAVGTGVSYFQYTNIDSGRNIFIVGFTMFMGLLVPKWLFTAPGSLATATGCVPVDLFLLSLLMVPAFITGFLSFFLENTVSGTLQERGLLNYSSASKPEARENSLQQCRNGSAQRNQLPLVLQKHPTPSWRKGFPFCFLCSLGDNKVEIVNTYPLEELRHSEEQTTDLLLKPETVVLESELELETVPRT
- the SLC23A3 gene encoding solute carrier family 23 member 3 isoform X5, yielding MNKVNRASKSILPHARKGPKFPPWPLICLLALQHLLVQVSFLCIFHFFFIATLPGKMLNGTPCWNELLACNLFACGIATAFQCGLGTRLPLVQAPSFEFLIPAMIQTQHVAPILQSNGNSTEAPDICSGPDCENSRNWDQLLHEVSGAVLISALVQVALGMSGACGWITHRCGPMVLAPSLSVIGLSAYRPAALLCSENWGVALLLVLLCVLLSQHLASCRLPVCQWSQARGLTIKSGSPALHFFSILLPFSGIWLVCGMLRPVPTSWDVLHPSTPHLTFTNSTLQSPWLKLPYPGAQGWPVLSTRAIGIGAAMGVTASVNSVGCYLLCSKSLWDPPPPQHLCNRGLCTEGLGTLLAAVLGSVSGTASSMPNACAGRLTQAPSCRAVWISALASVLLGLSPRLMGILTTIPLAIHGGVLCVTYSMAVGTGVSYFQYTNIDSGRNIFIVGFTMFMGLLVPKWLFTAPGSLATATGAKRGAGAGMIRAVVVSL